Genomic window (Verrucomicrobiia bacterium):
TGCTCGTCGGCCGTTGTTCTTCCCACGTAGGCAATGAGGGGGTTGGCGGGATTGGGGGACCAGTCCGGGGAGGCGTTGTAGGTTCCCTCGTAGGTCAACCGGGTGACGTTCAGCCCGTCGGCGTCCGCCACGTAAATCTGCGGGGAGCCGGAACGGTCGCTTGTAAAGGCGATGTATTTGCCGTCCGGCGAAAAAGTCGGCGACGTGTCAATCCCGTCGTTGTAGGTGAGGCGGGAAATCACCTTGCCGGAGGGCTCAATTAAATAAAGCTCCGGATTCCCGTCGATGGTCAGGGTGATGGCGATTCTTTTTCCATCCGGCGACCAGACGGCGGAGGCGTTCAGCCCCTTCTTTGTGGAGACCGGGCGGGCCTTGCCGGTGGAGAGGTCGAAGGCCCACAAATCGGGCGCGCCGGATTTGTAGCTGGTGTAGATGAGCTGGGAGGCGTCCGGTGAGAAGGCGGGGGAGATGTTTATGGATTTGTCGAAAGTCAGCTGGTAGAGATTGTGCCCGTCGTAGTCGCAGACGAAAAGCTCCTTGGTTTTGCCGTTCTGCCGGGCGAAGGCGATTTGGGTGGAGGAGACCCCCTTGTGGCCGGTCAACTGCGAGATGACGGCGTCCGCAATCGTGTGGGCCAGCCGCCGCTCGAACCCCTTGGCGGTCTTGAAGCGCTTCGACATCACGTCCCGCCTTGCGGTGACGTCGATCAACTTCACCTGCGCGGAGACCTCGTTGGCGCGAAAACTCAAGGCGCCGCGCAGAATGAAGCGGGCGCCGACCCGGAACCAGTCGTCAAAGGTGGGGTCGGAGACGGCGAAGATGCGCTTGTAGGTGGAGTCGAAATCCACCACGTTGAAGAAGAGGGAGAATTCCAGGTCGTCTTTGATAATGTTCGGCAGGGCGGAAAGATAGTGCAAATCCTCCACCGGAATCAGCTTGTCCTCCGGCTTGAAATCCTCCACGGCGATGGCGAACGGCTCCTGCCCCGTGGGGGTGCGCTGCAAGGTCAGGCGGATGGAGGTGTCCGGCCTTTGGGCGAATACGTTTACGGTCGTCGTCAAGAAAAGAAGAAGGAAAAGGAGTTTT
Coding sequences:
- the tolB gene encoding Tol-Pal system beta propeller repeat protein TolB, which codes for MKKLLFLLLFLTTTVNVFAQRPDTSIRLTLQRTPTGQEPFAIAVEDFKPEDKLIPVEDLHYLSALPNIIKDDLEFSLFFNVVDFDSTYKRIFAVSDPTFDDWFRVGARFILRGALSFRANEVSAQVKLIDVTARRDVMSKRFKTAKGFERRLAHTIADAVISQLTGHKGVSSTQIAFARQNGKTKELFVCDYDGHNLYQLTFDKSINISPAFSPDASQLIYTSYKSGAPDLWAFDLSTGKARPVSTKKGLNASAVWSPDGKRIAITLTIDGNPELYLIEPSGKVISRLTYNDGIDTSPTFSPDGKYIAFTSDRSGSPQIYVADADGLNVTRLTYEGTYNASPDWSPNPANPLIAYVGRTTADEQGDFNICVISSTGGPRQVLTSTGFNENPHWSPDGFHVVFSRKQGGTNDIYTVAYDGSGLRQVTTTGNCSNPVWSPRPIQ